A single region of the Pirellulaceae bacterium genome encodes:
- a CDS encoding glycosyltransferase family 4 protein has translation MPLQTRVLILLEYATLNGGEYSLLSVLPEVSRHFEIHLAAPAEGDLAKHLQALNVSLLPFNLPASQASQDERRQQLKQIIQRVQPDLIHANSLSMSRLSGPICRDLGIPSLGHLRDMMRLSQTAAGDVLAHTRLLAVSSATRDWYRKAKFPAEQIHVVHNGVDLMRFYPREPTGFLHQELGLAASTPLIGSIGQIGMRKGVDQLLATTAQISEPTPHLVLVGQRHSEKAEAIEYEHRLHQSANEQLSGRVHFLGRRDDVEQLLPEFTILAHFARQEPLGRVLLEAAASGCCIVATDVGGTSEIFPPASGSATLLRPSNPIHAAEILQDLLNSARKREMMGKMARKRANDVFGKQRAATHLMQHYHALTTEL, from the coding sequence TTGCCACTGCAAACTCGTGTTTTGATCTTGCTTGAATATGCGACGCTCAACGGAGGCGAATATTCGCTGCTAAGCGTGCTACCAGAGGTCAGCCGTCATTTCGAGATCCACCTGGCTGCGCCGGCAGAGGGTGATCTGGCCAAACACCTTCAGGCACTCAACGTTTCCCTACTGCCTTTCAATTTACCTGCCAGTCAAGCGAGTCAAGATGAACGACGACAGCAGCTGAAGCAGATCATCCAACGAGTGCAACCCGATCTAATTCACGCAAACAGCCTGTCGATGAGCCGCTTGTCGGGTCCGATTTGCCGTGATTTGGGAATTCCAAGCCTTGGACACCTGCGGGATATGATGCGTTTGAGCCAAACGGCCGCCGGCGATGTGCTGGCGCATACAAGATTGTTGGCCGTTTCTTCGGCCACGCGAGACTGGTACCGAAAGGCCAAATTTCCAGCGGAACAAATCCATGTCGTTCACAATGGCGTTGATCTGATGAGATTCTATCCTCGCGAGCCCACCGGATTTTTGCACCAAGAATTGGGCTTAGCCGCATCAACCCCACTGATCGGTAGTATCGGACAAATTGGCATGCGGAAAGGAGTTGATCAACTTCTGGCGACAACAGCACAGATAAGTGAGCCGACGCCGCACCTTGTGCTCGTCGGTCAGCGCCACTCGGAAAAAGCGGAAGCAATTGAATATGAGCACCGGCTTCATCAGTCTGCCAACGAACAACTGTCCGGTCGTGTGCATTTTCTCGGACGCCGGGACGATGTCGAACAGTTGCTGCCAGAATTCACCATTCTCGCCCATTTCGCTCGTCAGGAACCCCTCGGACGCGTGCTGCTGGAGGCGGCTGCCAGTGGATGTTGCATTGTGGCAACCGATGTTGGTGGTACATCTGAAATCTTCCCCCCAGCAAGTGGCTCGGCCACCTTGCTCCGCCCGAGCAATCCGATCCATGCTGCTGAAATCCTGCAAGATTTGCTCAACTCCGCTCGAAAGCGAGAAATGATGGGGAAAATGGCGAGGAAAAGAGCGAACGATGTTTTCGGGAAACAACGAGCGGCCACCCATTTGATGCAACATTACCACGCACTCACCACAGAGCTTTAG
- a CDS encoding HAD family phosphatase, with protein MTKPPSLAAVAFDLDGLMVNTEELFIQVGTQMINRRGFDLDLGLLRQMMGRPSRVSLPLMIDWYGLSDSVEELEKETAETFQSLLSDQLSPMPGLVSLIQYLDENQIPKGIATSSRRSFVERVLEIISLPTEFDFVLSAEDVKNGKPDPEIYQLAAKRFKVAAERMMVLEDSEAGCQAALAAAAFVVAVPGDHSVGHCYDGVQLTVNSLADERILAALK; from the coding sequence TTGACGAAACCGCCAAGCCTGGCTGCCGTGGCGTTCGATCTTGATGGATTGATGGTGAACACCGAAGAGTTGTTTATCCAAGTCGGCACGCAGATGATCAACCGTCGAGGATTTGATTTAGATCTTGGTCTGCTTCGACAGATGATGGGCCGTCCAAGTCGCGTCAGTCTGCCACTCATGATCGACTGGTATGGACTGTCAGATTCGGTGGAAGAACTCGAAAAAGAAACGGCGGAGACGTTTCAGAGTCTCCTCAGCGATCAGTTGTCACCGATGCCAGGACTAGTGTCATTGATTCAATATCTGGATGAGAACCAGATCCCGAAAGGGATTGCCACCAGCAGTCGGCGCTCTTTTGTCGAACGTGTGTTGGAGATTATTTCGCTGCCCACAGAATTTGACTTTGTGTTGTCTGCCGAAGATGTAAAAAATGGCAAGCCAGATCCTGAAATTTATCAGCTGGCGGCAAAAAGATTTAAGGTGGCTGCTGAGCGAATGATGGTATTGGAGGATAGTGAGGCGGGGTGCCAAGCAGCGCTCGCTGCAGCGGCCTTTGTTGTGGCGGTTCCCGGCGATCACAGCGTGGGGCACTGCTATGACGGAGTCCAATTAACGGTAAACAGTTTAGCCGACGAGCGGATTCTAGCCGCGCTTAAATAG
- a CDS encoding glucose-1-phosphate adenylyltransferase, protein MRNVITLVLGGGRGSRLYPLTKVRSKPAVPLAGKYRLIDIPLSNCINSDLRRIYVLTQFMSVSLHRHIRQTYRFDSFSAGFVEILAAQQTMDGTDWYEGTADAVRKNVRYLEQSDIDYVVILSGDQLYRMDYREMMKTHIEANADATIAAIPVDRKDAAALGIMRIGDDGSVHGFVEKPTTDEQLGPVLMDPAWIEARGIESRGRECLASMGIYVFNRDLLVDVLRSTSYQDFGKEIFPTLIEPKNVQVHLFDGYWEDIGTIQAFYNANLQLATDKPPFDLIYPEAPLYSRARFLPPSRLDGVNIRNSLVADGCRISPGVKIENSVIGLRCTIGENVTIRDSIIMGADEYETNSELRDDDRLDRPPIGIGADSLIVGSIVDKNCHIGRGVKIVPRSDFPQGLHESGPCAVCDGIPVILKDAIVPDGWNLE, encoded by the coding sequence ATGCGAAATGTGATCACACTCGTGTTGGGTGGTGGCCGTGGTAGTCGCCTTTATCCGCTGACAAAGGTTCGGTCGAAACCCGCTGTGCCGTTGGCTGGAAAATATCGTCTGATCGATATTCCCCTCTCGAATTGCATCAACAGTGATTTGCGGCGGATCTATGTTTTGACGCAGTTCATGTCGGTGAGCTTGCACCGTCACATTCGCCAGACCTACCGATTCGATTCGTTCAGTGCTGGATTTGTCGAGATTCTCGCCGCGCAACAGACCATGGATGGGACGGATTGGTACGAAGGGACTGCCGACGCGGTCCGGAAAAATGTGCGATATCTTGAGCAGTCTGATATTGATTATGTGGTCATTCTATCCGGAGATCAGCTCTATCGGATGGACTATCGGGAGATGATGAAGACGCATATCGAAGCCAACGCCGACGCCACGATTGCGGCGATTCCAGTTGATCGCAAGGACGCTGCTGCACTTGGGATCATGCGAATCGGCGATGATGGAAGTGTGCATGGCTTTGTTGAGAAGCCAACAACTGACGAGCAGCTAGGTCCCGTCTTGATGGATCCAGCATGGATCGAGGCGCGGGGTATTGAAAGTCGAGGACGTGAATGTCTTGCAAGTATGGGAATCTATGTTTTTAATCGAGATTTACTGGTTGACGTGTTGCGAAGCACTTCCTATCAAGATTTCGGGAAAGAGATTTTCCCAACGCTGATCGAACCCAAAAACGTCCAGGTCCACCTATTCGATGGTTACTGGGAAGACATCGGTACCATCCAGGCTTTTTACAACGCAAATCTGCAATTGGCCACGGATAAACCACCCTTCGATTTGATTTATCCTGAAGCGCCGCTTTATTCACGTGCGAGATTTTTGCCGCCTTCACGACTCGATGGAGTCAATATCCGTAACAGTCTAGTCGCGGACGGTTGCCGAATTTCACCAGGGGTGAAGATTGAAAATAGCGTGATTGGCTTGCGTTGTACGATCGGTGAAAATGTGACCATTCGTGATTCGATCATCATGGGAGCCGATGAATACGAGACGAATTCAGAATTGCGAGATGATGATCGTTTGGATCGGCCACCGATTGGTATTGGAGCGGATTCGTTAATCGTCGGTTCGATCGTTGATAAGAATTGTCACATCGGACGGGGCGTGAAAATTGTGCCCAGATCAGATTTTCCCCAGGGGCTTCACGAAAGCGGACCTTGTGCCGTCTGTGATGGGATCCCTGTGATTCTCAAAGATGCGATCGTTCCGGATGGTTGGAATTTGGAATAG